One genomic window of Prochlorococcus marinus str. NATL2A includes the following:
- the ilvC gene encoding ketol-acid reductoisomerase, with product MAKLFYDSDADLGLLQDKTVAIIGYGSQGHAHALNLKDSGIKVVVGLYEGSRSASKATSDGLEVLSVAEASERADWIMILLPDEFQKDVYSKEIAPHLKAGKILSFAHGFNIRFELIKPPEFVDVVMIAPKGPGHTVRWEYQNGQGVPALFAIEQDSSGNARALAMAYAKGIGGTRAGILETNFKEETETDLFGEQAVLCGGLSELVKAGFETLVEAGYQPELAYFECLHEVKLIVDLMVKGGLTAMRDSISNTAEYGDYVSGPRLITKETKEEMKNILADIQDGTFAKNFVKECDEGKPEMKRIRKKDSELPIEKVGKTLRSMFSWLKSD from the coding sequence ATGGCAAAACTTTTTTACGACTCCGATGCAGACCTAGGTCTTCTTCAGGATAAAACCGTTGCAATTATTGGCTATGGATCTCAAGGCCATGCGCATGCATTGAATTTAAAAGATAGTGGCATCAAAGTTGTTGTTGGGCTTTATGAAGGAAGTCGATCAGCCAGCAAAGCCACATCTGATGGATTGGAAGTTTTAAGCGTCGCGGAGGCTTCAGAAAGGGCAGATTGGATCATGATACTTTTGCCTGACGAATTTCAAAAAGATGTTTACTCCAAAGAGATAGCACCTCATTTAAAAGCTGGAAAGATACTAAGTTTTGCTCATGGTTTCAATATTCGCTTTGAATTAATAAAACCACCTGAATTTGTCGATGTAGTAATGATTGCCCCAAAAGGGCCAGGTCACACTGTCAGATGGGAGTATCAGAATGGCCAAGGGGTTCCTGCTTTGTTTGCTATTGAGCAAGATTCCTCAGGCAATGCAAGAGCACTTGCGATGGCATATGCTAAAGGTATTGGCGGAACACGCGCTGGAATTTTAGAAACCAATTTTAAAGAAGAAACCGAAACAGATCTTTTTGGAGAACAAGCAGTTTTGTGTGGAGGCCTTTCAGAATTGGTCAAAGCTGGGTTTGAGACTCTTGTTGAAGCAGGTTATCAACCAGAATTGGCTTACTTTGAATGCTTACACGAAGTCAAGCTAATAGTTGACCTTATGGTTAAAGGAGGTCTAACTGCGATGAGGGATTCGATTTCAAATACAGCTGAATATGGAGATTACGTAAGCGGTCCAAGATTAATAACCAAAGAGACCAAAGAAGAAATGAAAAATATTCTTGCCGATATTCAAGATGGTACTTTTGCTAAAAACTTTGTAAAAGAATGCGATGAAGGAAAACCTGAAATGAAGAGAATTCGCAAAAAAGACTCCGAACTTCCAATAGAAAAAGTAGGCAAAACACTTCGCTCGATGTTTAGTTGGCTTAAATCAGACTAA
- the cbiB gene encoding adenosylcobinamide-phosphate synthase CbiB: MLVAVILDLLIGDPKSLPHPVQFMGLVISFLKGLTERIAKENKSKLYIGGLIITLLVVSLSGICGWMIERLFLFFDIKNPILSTLFFCLIISSSLASRSLNKSILEILNIIKKENTIDNLSNLRQKLSLIVGRDVENLDINEILRALAETASENSVDGIFAPLFWMFLGTIFWEFNQSMPGPLAMAWIFKASSTIDSMLGYKEGKLKWLGFTGAKLDDLMVWLPSRIVLITLPFCCKTKQSIFKTIKNSWKDGIVDSSPNSGISEAIFAYCAEVKMGGVNYYKGQKSIKPIIAEPYPMASINSVRKILGLSLRLELVWLVGFYLIIKFINL; encoded by the coding sequence ATCTTAGTTGCTGTTATTCTTGACCTTTTAATAGGTGATCCAAAAAGCTTGCCACACCCTGTTCAATTTATGGGTTTGGTTATTAGTTTTTTAAAAGGGTTAACAGAGAGAATTGCGAAAGAAAATAAATCGAAGTTATATATAGGAGGATTAATAATTACACTTTTAGTTGTATCATTAAGTGGTATATGTGGATGGATGATAGAAAGATTATTTTTATTTTTTGACATAAAAAATCCTATATTAAGTACATTATTTTTTTGTTTGATTATAAGCAGTTCTCTTGCTTCAAGAAGTCTTAATAAAAGTATTCTTGAAATTTTAAATATAATAAAAAAAGAAAACACTATAGATAATTTGAGTAATTTAAGACAAAAATTAAGTCTTATAGTTGGTAGAGATGTCGAGAATCTTGATATAAATGAAATTCTTAGAGCCTTAGCTGAAACAGCAAGTGAAAATTCTGTGGATGGTATCTTTGCTCCATTATTTTGGATGTTTTTAGGAACTATTTTCTGGGAATTCAATCAATCCATGCCAGGGCCATTGGCGATGGCATGGATCTTCAAAGCATCTAGCACCATTGATTCAATGCTTGGATATAAAGAAGGGAAATTAAAGTGGCTTGGCTTTACTGGTGCGAAGCTGGATGATCTAATGGTATGGCTACCCTCAAGAATTGTATTAATTACTCTTCCTTTTTGCTGCAAAACAAAGCAGTCAATTTTCAAAACAATAAAAAATTCTTGGAAGGATGGAATTGTTGACTCTTCGCCAAACTCAGGAATTTCTGAAGCAATTTTTGCTTATTGTGCCGAAGTAAAAATGGGGGGGGTAAACTATTACAAAGGGCAAAAAAGTATAAAGCCAATAATTGCAGAACCATACCCTATGGCAAGTATTAATTCAGTCAGAAAAATACTTGGTCTTAGTCTTAGGCTTGAGCTAGTTTGGCTTGTAGGTTTTTACTTGATTATAAAATTTATAAATTTATAA
- a CDS encoding sugar transferase gives MQTNPRKSLLRWSEFRKGSPTIPYEVISKEPSSLPAVEIIRNQSRSGRTLKRIGDIIFSLIVLTLGSPIFISIAILVKLSSPGSVFYIQKRVGRNYREFGCIKFRTMYKDADDLLPNLLEKYPLMRKEFEKDFKLRQDPRITKLGRFLRRSSLDELPQFFNVLKGEMSVVGPRPIVSNEIIKYSLFMEEVISVRPGLTGLWQVSGRNNLSYKKRVELDLFYARNRNFLLDLEIIILTLGVLLFPMDRGAF, from the coding sequence GTGCAAACTAATCCTAGAAAATCTTTATTGCGATGGTCTGAGTTCCGTAAAGGCTCTCCAACAATTCCGTATGAAGTCATCTCAAAAGAGCCATCCTCTTTGCCTGCTGTAGAAATAATAAGAAATCAAAGTCGATCTGGACGCACATTAAAAAGAATAGGAGATATTATTTTTTCTTTGATTGTTTTAACCTTAGGTTCACCAATATTTATCTCAATTGCAATATTAGTAAAGTTAAGTTCTCCCGGATCAGTTTTTTATATACAAAAAAGAGTAGGTAGAAACTATAGAGAATTTGGATGTATAAAGTTTCGTACTATGTATAAAGATGCTGATGATTTACTACCAAACTTATTAGAAAAATATCCGCTTATGAGAAAGGAATTTGAAAAAGATTTTAAATTACGTCAAGATCCAAGAATAACAAAATTAGGAAGATTTCTTCGACGATCTAGTTTAGATGAATTACCCCAATTCTTTAATGTTTTGAAAGGGGAAATGAGTGTTGTTGGACCAAGACCAATAGTTAGTAATGAGATTATTAAATACAGTCTTTTTATGGAAGAGGTTATATCAGTTAGACCAGGACTAACTGGATTATGGCAGGTTAGTGGTAGAAATAATCTGAGTTACAAAAAAAGGGTTGAATTAGATTTGTTTTATGCAAGAAATAGAAATTTTCTACTTGATTTGGAAATCATTATTCTTACGTTAGGCGTTTTACTCTTTCCAATGGATAGAGGTGCTTTTTGA
- a CDS encoding glycosyltransferase — MSVNSSLDLPSNIALVHEWFTPRSTGGAENVVQVIDDLLTEIASKPELFSLVNEERLEKNSWLFNRKVKTSFIQNLPFGISHVQQYLPLLPFAIEQLDFEGYPLILSSNHLVAKGILTSPDQLHISYVHTPVRYAWDQMNIYLKRSFLRRIGLGPLIRWQLHTLRQWDQLSSSRVDYLLANSNFTAKRIWKYWRRRSEVLHPPVDVNRFEWNRPREDFYLSVCRLVPNKRVDLLVRAFNRLKLPLIIVGDGVEKEYLKKLAGPTVQIIGFQSKEKIESLMSRCRAFVYAGIEDFGIAPVEAMASGAPVIAFGKGGVLDTVKCFHSDSDKGATGLLFPSQTVKSLVEAIEFFKQKQLWRDLKPELIRDWSNSFSQDSFKDKFAKTINRAWREHVNSCDIATSDLTSSS; from the coding sequence TTGAGCGTAAATTCATCTTTAGATCTTCCAAGCAATATTGCATTAGTGCATGAGTGGTTTACTCCAAGATCGACAGGAGGTGCTGAGAATGTTGTTCAGGTAATTGATGATTTGTTAACTGAAATTGCATCAAAGCCAGAACTATTTTCTTTGGTTAATGAAGAGAGGTTAGAAAAAAATAGCTGGTTATTTAATCGAAAAGTAAAAACTAGCTTTATTCAAAATTTACCATTCGGGATTTCACATGTTCAACAATATTTACCACTTTTGCCTTTTGCGATTGAGCAACTCGATTTTGAGGGGTATCCATTGATCTTAAGCAGTAATCATCTTGTCGCTAAGGGTATTTTGACATCGCCTGATCAACTTCATATTAGTTATGTCCATACACCTGTTAGATACGCTTGGGATCAAATGAATATATATTTGAAAAGATCTTTTTTAAGAAGAATTGGTTTAGGGCCGTTAATTAGATGGCAATTGCATACTTTGAGGCAATGGGATCAATTAAGTAGCTCAAGAGTAGATTACTTGCTGGCCAATTCTAATTTTACGGCAAAAAGGATTTGGAAGTATTGGAGAAGGCGTTCAGAGGTGTTACATCCACCTGTAGATGTAAATCGTTTTGAATGGAATAGGCCTAGGGAAGATTTCTATTTAAGTGTCTGTAGATTGGTTCCTAATAAAAGGGTTGATTTACTTGTTAGGGCTTTTAATAGGCTCAAATTACCTTTAATAATTGTTGGCGACGGAGTGGAAAAGGAATATTTAAAAAAACTTGCAGGTCCAACTGTTCAAATTATTGGTTTTCAAAGCAAAGAGAAGATTGAAAGTCTAATGAGCAGATGTAGAGCCTTTGTCTACGCTGGTATTGAAGATTTTGGAATAGCTCCTGTGGAGGCGATGGCCTCAGGTGCTCCTGTGATTGCTTTTGGTAAGGGAGGGGTTTTAGATACGGTTAAATGTTTTCATTCTGATTCTGACAAAGGAGCAACTGGCCTTTTGTTCCCTTCTCAGACAGTAAAGTCCCTGGTTGAAGCAATCGAATTTTTCAAGCAAAAGCAACTTTGGAGAGATTTAAAACCTGAGTTAATTAGAGATTGGAGTAATTCTTTTTCTCAAGATTCTTTTAAAGATAAATTTGCCAAAACCATAAATAGAGCTTGGAGGGAACATGTCAATTCTTGTGACATTGCTACTAGTGACCTTACTTCTTCATCATGA
- a CDS encoding high light inducible protein, with protein sequence MSENDSETNNQSINSDLDDTKTIQTSNDPKIIDQSQDLHSYPKWINNKGEEVKQVFGFNENAELVNARVAMIGFLMLILTELAFGGEPATLKIFGIS encoded by the coding sequence ATGTCCGAGAATGATTCTGAAACCAATAATCAAAGTATCAATTCAGATCTAGATGATACAAAAACAATCCAAACCAGTAATGATCCAAAAATAATTGATCAAAGTCAAGACCTCCATTCGTACCCTAAATGGATAAATAATAAAGGGGAAGAGGTAAAACAAGTTTTTGGTTTTAATGAGAATGCTGAACTCGTTAATGCCAGAGTCGCTATGATCGGTTTTTTAATGCTCATACTCACTGAATTAGCTTTTGGTGGCGAACCAGCAACGCTCAAAATTTTTGGAATTAGCTAG
- a CDS encoding HU family DNA-binding protein, whose amino-acid sequence MNKADLVNLVAARTELTKTDVSLVVDAAIDTIIDSVVEGKKVSILGFGSFEPRDRSARQGLNPKTGEKIAIPAKRVPAFTAGKLFKDRVQG is encoded by the coding sequence ATGAACAAAGCAGATTTAGTCAACCTGGTTGCTGCTCGTACAGAGCTAACTAAAACAGACGTCTCTCTGGTAGTTGATGCCGCCATAGATACAATTATTGATTCTGTAGTGGAGGGTAAGAAAGTCTCCATTCTGGGGTTTGGCTCATTTGAGCCCCGCGATCGTTCTGCACGTCAGGGACTTAACCCTAAAACTGGAGAAAAGATAGCAATACCTGCTAAGCGAGTCCCTGCATTTACAGCTGGGAAATTGTTTAAAGACCGTGTTCAGGGATGA
- a CDS encoding glycogen debranching protein, producing MGKVKVGSAWPLGSSVTLDGVNFSIAAPHATNLELLIFQNEDDEYAKETISLDQKNRSGDYWHVEIEGLAEGTLYGYKVSIDGQKAAEDHLVLDPCARAITGWKNYIRNHKEKVNRGYAHCLKGVVTKRDYFDFKSHPRPKHSWNKTIIYELHVGGFTKSNDSSVSERKKGTFLGLIEKIPYLKSLGITTIELLPVFAFDSNDAPEGLVNYWGYSPINWFTPHQDFVDSCNPLEARRQFKKLVEVCHDNELEVLIDVVYNHTTEGNQNGPNISWKNFGPKTYYHQDDKENYQDVSGCGNSIAANRPLVRKLILESLRCWAIELGVDGFRFDLGIALSRGENLIPLDKPPLFEEIEADPKLSDVKLISEPWDCGGLYKLGDFPAKQFRTWNGHFRDDIRRFWKGDKGTIWPLKDRLIGSKSLYKDNNLANIFSINFITSHDGFTLKDLVSFNKKHNLANGENNRDGENNNNSYNYGVEGPTTDKEINNLRQKQQRNLLATLLLSPGVPMILMGDELGRSQGGNNNTWCQDNPLGWMDWNHNNWDHDLKEFVLKLISLRKQLSEFFSPDSIYDCQKDNTKVKTSYFWIQWHGIKVNKPDWGDWSHTLGFSINKNNDGSAIWLGFNAYKESMLFDLPTPISPWKKYIDTSILKTKNVSKKTLANQSNVRIESNSLVLMVSSEYSKKIKL from the coding sequence TTGGGAAAAGTAAAAGTTGGTTCAGCATGGCCTTTGGGTAGCTCCGTTACTCTTGATGGGGTTAATTTCTCTATCGCAGCACCACATGCAACAAATTTAGAATTATTAATCTTCCAGAATGAAGATGACGAGTATGCAAAAGAAACAATATCCTTAGATCAGAAAAATAGGTCTGGAGATTATTGGCACGTTGAAATAGAGGGTCTAGCTGAAGGAACTTTATATGGATATAAAGTATCAATTGATGGGCAAAAAGCTGCCGAGGACCATCTTGTTTTAGATCCATGTGCCAGAGCAATTACAGGGTGGAAGAATTACATAAGGAATCATAAAGAAAAAGTGAATAGAGGTTATGCTCATTGCCTCAAGGGAGTAGTAACTAAAAGAGATTATTTTGATTTCAAATCTCACCCTAGGCCTAAACATTCATGGAATAAAACTATTATTTATGAATTACATGTTGGTGGATTTACGAAAAGTAATGATTCAAGTGTTAGTGAAAGAAAGAAAGGTACATTTTTAGGATTAATTGAAAAGATACCTTATCTTAAAAGTCTTGGCATTACAACTATTGAATTACTTCCGGTATTCGCTTTTGATTCTAACGATGCCCCTGAAGGACTTGTTAACTATTGGGGATATAGTCCTATTAATTGGTTCACGCCACATCAAGATTTTGTAGATAGTTGTAATCCATTAGAAGCTAGGAGACAATTCAAAAAATTAGTAGAAGTTTGCCATGATAATGAGCTAGAAGTATTAATAGATGTTGTTTATAATCACACAACAGAAGGGAATCAAAATGGTCCAAATATAAGTTGGAAAAATTTTGGTCCTAAAACTTACTATCATCAAGACGATAAAGAAAATTACCAAGATGTGAGTGGATGTGGAAATAGTATTGCCGCTAATCGTCCTTTAGTTAGAAAATTAATATTGGAATCATTGCGTTGTTGGGCAATTGAGTTAGGTGTTGATGGATTTCGTTTTGACTTAGGTATTGCTTTGAGTAGAGGCGAAAATTTAATTCCTTTAGATAAACCTCCCTTATTTGAAGAAATAGAAGCAGATCCTAAACTTAGCGATGTGAAATTAATCAGTGAGCCTTGGGATTGTGGTGGACTTTACAAACTAGGTGATTTTCCAGCGAAACAATTCAGAACTTGGAATGGTCATTTTAGAGATGATATTAGACGATTTTGGAAAGGAGATAAAGGCACAATCTGGCCACTTAAAGATAGATTAATAGGTAGTAAGTCCCTATATAAAGATAATAATTTAGCAAATATATTTAGTATTAATTTCATAACTTCTCATGATGGATTCACATTAAAAGATCTAGTAAGTTTTAACAAAAAGCATAACCTTGCAAATGGGGAAAATAATAGAGATGGGGAGAACAATAATAATAGTTATAATTATGGAGTTGAAGGACCAACTACTGATAAAGAAATAAATAATTTAAGGCAAAAACAACAAAGAAATCTTCTTGCAACACTTCTTTTATCTCCTGGAGTACCAATGATTTTAATGGGAGACGAATTAGGTAGAAGCCAAGGGGGGAATAACAACACATGGTGTCAAGACAACCCACTTGGTTGGATGGATTGGAATCACAACAATTGGGATCATGACTTAAAAGAATTTGTATTAAAGCTGATATCTCTAAGGAAACAACTATCTGAATTTTTCAGTCCTGATAGTATTTATGATTGTCAAAAAGATAATACCAAGGTCAAAACATCTTATTTTTGGATTCAGTGGCATGGCATTAAAGTTAATAAACCTGACTGGGGTGACTGGTCACATACTCTTGGATTTAGCATTAACAAAAACAATGATGGCTCAGCAATTTGGCTTGGCTTCAATGCTTACAAAGAATCAATGCTTTTTGACTTACCAACCCCAATTTCTCCTTGGAAAAAATATATTGATACGTCTATCTTGAAAACTAAAAATGTCTCCAAAAAAACCCTAGCGAATCAATCAAATGTTCGGATTGAAAGTAACAGTCTTGTTCTTATGGTCTCCAGCGAGTATTCAAAAAAAATTAAGCTATGA
- a CDS encoding MFS transporter, producing MISYAMGDAGTGLAAIQLGTYLFLFFTCAAGIPAFIAGSLLMVSKLWDAINDPLIGWMSDRTRSRWGPRLPWMIGGAVPLGLFLAAMWWVPPGDIDAKTIYYVFAAIFLMTAYTAVNLPFAALSTELTENIAIRTRLNAARFTGSIIAGTTGLIVAAGFLSQGVEGYTSMGRVTGVIATFTTLIACWGLAPFAKKARKPTSQSEPFNQQLKRVLNNKLFTRIIALYLLLWCGLQLMQTVSLIYLEQVMLVPIEISKWIPIPFQISTLLGLQFWSFYSNKYGRISALFKGGKIWVLACFLVIFMPPITKGVSINSLLAFGNIDGIKMLILLFIIILVGFGASTAYLIPWSLLPDAIDQDPEKPSGIYTAWMVFIQKIGIGLSVQFLGVLLSLSGYKSSTNCLSSLEDLDQPLTAIITIRLCMGLIPSLLVIAGLITMKPWRSLDFKSRRLSK from the coding sequence ATGATCTCTTATGCAATGGGAGATGCTGGAACGGGATTAGCCGCAATACAGCTAGGTACTTATCTATTTCTTTTTTTTACTTGTGCTGCAGGAATTCCTGCATTTATTGCAGGCTCGCTTCTGATGGTTTCAAAACTTTGGGATGCGATAAATGATCCTCTAATTGGATGGATGAGTGATCGCACCAGATCAAGATGGGGGCCAAGGCTTCCATGGATGATTGGAGGTGCTGTTCCACTTGGTTTATTCCTTGCCGCAATGTGGTGGGTCCCTCCTGGAGATATAGATGCGAAAACAATTTATTACGTATTTGCAGCAATTTTTTTGATGACAGCTTATACAGCAGTAAATCTACCTTTTGCAGCATTATCTACTGAGCTAACTGAAAATATAGCTATTAGAACAAGACTTAATGCTGCAAGATTTACTGGATCTATTATAGCTGGAACCACTGGATTAATAGTGGCTGCAGGCTTCTTATCTCAAGGAGTAGAAGGTTATACTTCGATGGGGAGAGTAACAGGAGTTATTGCTACTTTTACCACGTTAATTGCTTGCTGGGGACTAGCCCCATTTGCAAAAAAAGCCAGAAAGCCCACTTCTCAATCTGAACCTTTTAATCAGCAGCTAAAAAGAGTTTTAAATAATAAACTTTTCACACGAATTATTGCTCTTTACTTGCTGCTTTGGTGCGGACTCCAATTAATGCAAACCGTTTCATTAATCTATCTTGAGCAAGTAATGCTTGTTCCAATAGAAATTTCAAAATGGATCCCTATACCATTTCAAATTAGTACTCTATTAGGTCTACAGTTTTGGAGCTTTTACTCCAATAAATATGGAAGAATATCAGCACTATTCAAAGGTGGGAAAATATGGGTATTAGCCTGTTTTTTAGTTATATTTATGCCACCAATAACTAAAGGAGTCAGTATCAATTCTTTATTAGCCTTTGGTAATATTGATGGTATAAAGATGCTAATTCTTTTATTTATAATTATTTTAGTAGGGTTTGGAGCTTCTACAGCATATCTTATTCCTTGGTCTTTACTTCCTGATGCTATTGATCAAGATCCCGAAAAGCCTTCAGGAATATATACAGCATGGATGGTTTTTATTCAGAAAATAGGTATTGGTTTAAGCGTTCAATTTCTAGGAGTTCTTTTATCTTTATCAGGATATAAATCATCCACTAATTGCTTATCAAGTCTTGAAGACTTAGATCAACCTCTAACAGCAATTATTACTATTAGATTATGCATGGGATTAATACCTTCTTTACTAGTAATTGCTGGATTAATAACTATGAAACCGTGGCGAAGTTTAGATTTCAAATCTAGGAGATTAAGTAAATGA
- a CDS encoding MlaE family ABC transporter permease, which produces MNYSPRWLRRFFSSILIGGQAIASIAKGNINKSDLIDQLMEAGPGSFLIVLITGIAAGTVFNIQVAAELSKQGLGSAVGGLLAIGMAREIAPLLTATLLTGKVATAYAAQIGTMKVTEQIDAITMLQTDPVEYLVVPRICAMVVMAPIQCLLFFSIALFSGQFSSTILYQIPPSIFWNSVREWLITSDLPFMLVKALVFGLLIAIIACGWGLTTRGGPKEVGSSTTGAVVMTLITVSLVDVLLTQVLFA; this is translated from the coding sequence ATGAACTACTCACCTCGTTGGCTAAGAAGGTTTTTTAGCAGTATTTTAATTGGAGGGCAAGCAATTGCATCAATAGCTAAAGGGAATATAAATAAATCAGATTTAATAGATCAATTAATGGAGGCAGGGCCAGGAAGCTTCCTTATCGTCTTAATAACAGGCATTGCAGCAGGAACCGTTTTCAATATTCAAGTCGCAGCAGAATTAAGTAAACAAGGATTAGGTTCTGCTGTTGGAGGACTTTTAGCAATTGGTATGGCAAGAGAGATAGCTCCTTTACTTACCGCAACTCTTCTTACTGGAAAAGTTGCAACTGCTTATGCTGCTCAAATAGGAACAATGAAAGTTACTGAACAAATAGATGCTATTACGATGTTACAAACAGATCCCGTTGAATATCTAGTTGTTCCAAGGATATGCGCAATGGTTGTAATGGCGCCAATTCAATGCTTACTATTTTTTTCTATCGCTTTATTTAGCGGTCAATTTAGCAGCACCATTCTCTATCAGATTCCACCAAGCATCTTTTGGAATTCAGTTAGAGAATGGCTGATAACATCTGATCTTCCTTTTATGCTTGTTAAAGCATTGGTGTTTGGTCTCTTAATCGCAATTATTGCTTGCGGATGGGGATTAACCACAAGAGGCGGGCCAAAAGAAGTAGGTTCAAGCACTACTGGAGCTGTAGTTATGACTCTAATAACCGTTTCTTTAGTAGATGTTTTACTCACCCAAGTTCTTTTTGCCTAA
- a CDS encoding DUF3119 family protein: MTSENLVANDGVILSPSYRLPIFIILAGLLFLITPFNPWPTIVISSFGFFLLLQSFTLKLKFTKDDLIVMQLGNELRRFPFKNWIAWRIILPKLPGFLYFREEASPHLLPILFEVNSLEEQLRLRVKDLEIQKEVDS; this comes from the coding sequence ATGACTTCTGAAAATCTTGTTGCTAACGATGGTGTTATTTTATCGCCTTCTTATCGTTTACCCATCTTCATAATATTGGCGGGCTTATTATTCTTAATAACACCATTTAATCCTTGGCCAACTATTGTAATCAGCAGTTTTGGATTTTTCCTATTACTGCAATCATTTACCTTAAAACTAAAATTTACCAAGGACGATTTAATTGTCATGCAACTTGGGAATGAATTAAGAAGATTTCCTTTTAAAAATTGGATAGCATGGAGAATTATATTACCTAAATTGCCAGGTTTTCTCTATTTTAGAGAAGAAGCAAGTCCTCATCTATTGCCTATACTTTTTGAGGTCAACTCATTAGAAGAACAGCTAAGGTTAAGGGTCAAGGATTTAGAAATACAAAAAGAAGTAGACTCATGA
- a CDS encoding DUF3086 domain-containing protein, with translation MESEENLSEEKQNSKQNISVDNSSSIKNTTQKPLEKQTKSQSVISPENNQKASIAQTQPIIDIALKDLQLSRQQLEKELEELSQKKVQIETELKSSFTGQSDAIARKVKGFQEYLTGALQDLAHSAEQLELVVPPVIVKPSPLDENKKIEPPKEKEVISAVSDTFKPDETLIRSCFSQFLEQPDFYAEPWKLRRSLESIDIEMLEDWFFSMGGRGAQPSRGSRSKNALVTAGIIAILGELYGEQFQTLVLASQPERLGEWRRCLQDSLGLSREDFGPNSGIVLFERSDGLIERADRLEERGELPLIIIDAAEINVEVPILQFPIWLAFAGSPNEIYEDDGLI, from the coding sequence ATGGAATCCGAAGAAAATCTATCTGAAGAGAAACAAAATTCAAAACAGAATATTTCTGTGGACAATTCTTCTTCAATAAAAAATACAACTCAAAAACCCCTCGAGAAGCAAACTAAATCACAAAGTGTAATTAGTCCTGAAAACAATCAAAAAGCCTCTATCGCGCAGACGCAGCCTATCATTGACATTGCGCTTAAAGATCTTCAGCTTTCACGTCAGCAGTTAGAGAAAGAATTAGAGGAACTTTCTCAAAAAAAAGTACAAATTGAAACTGAACTTAAAAGCTCATTTACAGGCCAATCTGATGCGATAGCAAGAAAAGTTAAAGGTTTTCAAGAATATTTAACTGGTGCATTACAAGATCTAGCTCATTCAGCTGAGCAACTAGAGCTGGTTGTTCCGCCAGTTATTGTTAAGCCATCGCCACTTGATGAAAATAAAAAAATTGAGCCTCCTAAAGAGAAAGAAGTTATCTCTGCTGTTTCTGATACTTTCAAACCTGATGAGACTTTAATCAGAAGCTGCTTTAGTCAATTTCTAGAACAACCTGATTTCTATGCTGAACCATGGAAACTTAGAAGAAGTCTTGAATCAATTGATATTGAAATGCTTGAAGATTGGTTCTTCAGCATGGGGGGAAGAGGCGCTCAACCAAGCAGAGGGAGTAGATCAAAGAATGCTTTAGTTACCGCAGGGATCATTGCAATTTTAGGTGAGTTATACGGCGAACAATTTCAGACTTTAGTTTTAGCCAGTCAACCAGAGCGACTGGGAGAATGGAGAAGATGTCTCCAAGATTCATTAGGACTTAGCCGTGAGGATTTCGGGCCAAATAGCGGAATAGTGCTTTTCGAGAGATCCGATGGACTAATTGAAAGAGCAGATCGACTTGAAGAAAGAGGTGAGTTGCCTTTGATAATTATTGATGCGGCTGAAATTAATGTAGAAGTTCCCATTCTTCAGTTTCCTATTTGGCTTGCTTTTGCAGGAAGTCCCAATGAGATTTATGAAGATGATGGATTAATATAA